From Dethiobacter alkaliphilus AHT 1, one genomic window encodes:
- a CDS encoding TetR/AcrR family transcriptional regulator: protein MEFVLKDYLSQLDTNQTDFIERYRLAAVSKLKAYVKNPHVFNFFGNLYMNNLEGVPPELAERVSKLQAEGFAKLFEDIDTSLFRKDIPSEQIIKLIQWSMDGYTNELLASLKDHNLTEVDFDPYWEDFFEFLQVLRRIYYENNH, encoded by the coding sequence TTGGAATTTGTTTTGAAAGATTATCTCAGTCAACTCGATACTAACCAGACTGATTTTATTGAGAGGTATCGATTGGCTGCAGTAAGTAAATTAAAGGCTTACGTAAAAAACCCTCATGTGTTTAATTTTTTCGGCAATCTCTATATGAATAATCTGGAAGGGGTGCCGCCGGAGTTGGCAGAGCGGGTGAGTAAACTACAAGCCGAAGGCTTTGCCAAATTATTTGAGGACATTGATACCTCATTATTCAGAAAGGATATACCCTCTGAGCAGATTATCAAGCTGATACAGTGGTCAATGGACGGTTACACCAATGAACTCTTGGCATCACTAAAAGATCACAACCTGACAGAGGTGGACTTTGACCCTTATTGGGAAGATTTTTTCGAATTTCTGCAAGTCCTGAGACGAATCTACTACGAAAACAACCATTAA
- a CDS encoding ABC transporter ATP-binding protein, with the protein MTVLKVSNLTKKFGKFTALDQINLEVNEGEVYGFIGPNGAGKTTAIRVLLGILKATSGSASIFGKDAWRDAVEIHKQIAYVPGDVNLWPDLTGGEVIDLFVKLRGTNNKSRREELIERFALDPSKKCSTYSKGNRQKVALVAAFSSDADLYILDEPSSGLDPLMERVFQDCVMEAKDAGKSVLLSSHILSEVERLCSKVSIIRQGKIIESGTLEELRHLTRTSVLVETKQEITGVEELKGVHDIEQKDNKLTLQVDTEELGNVIKHVSSFDIVKLESAPPTLEDLFMRHYEGVGGES; encoded by the coding sequence ATGACGGTACTTAAGGTTAGCAATCTTACAAAAAAGTTTGGTAAGTTCACTGCACTGGATCAGATTAATCTGGAAGTGAACGAAGGGGAAGTTTATGGTTTTATCGGGCCCAATGGTGCAGGGAAAACCACTGCAATCCGGGTGCTGCTGGGAATCTTAAAAGCCACCTCAGGCAGTGCCAGCATTTTCGGTAAAGATGCCTGGAGAGATGCGGTGGAAATCCACAAACAAATTGCCTATGTACCCGGTGATGTGAACTTGTGGCCCGATCTTACCGGTGGCGAGGTAATCGACTTGTTTGTTAAATTGCGTGGAACAAACAACAAAAGCCGTCGGGAAGAACTAATTGAGCGGTTTGCTTTGGATCCCAGCAAAAAGTGTAGTACATATTCCAAAGGGAATCGGCAAAAGGTGGCTCTGGTTGCGGCATTCTCCTCTGATGCGGACCTCTATATTCTCGATGAGCCCTCCTCCGGACTGGATCCGTTGATGGAGAGAGTTTTTCAGGACTGTGTGATGGAAGCCAAAGATGCAGGCAAAAGCGTGCTTCTATCCAGTCATATTTTGTCTGAGGTGGAGCGGTTATGTAGCAAGGTAAGCATTATCCGCCAAGGCAAAATTATTGAGTCCGGTACTTTAGAAGAGCTGCGCCATTTAACCAGAACCAGCGTGCTGGTGGAGACCAAGCAGGAAATTACCGGTGTTGAAGAGCTCAAAGGAGTCCATGATATTGAGCAAAAAGATAATAAGCTTACCCTCCAGGTTGACACAGAAGAGCTGGGTAATGTGATAAAACATGTGAGCTCCTTTGATATTGTTAAATTAGAAAGTGCTCCACCCACTTTAGAAGACCTCTTTATGCGCCATTATGAAGGAGTCGGGGGTGAATCGTAA
- a CDS encoding ABC transporter permease: MVKQLYQNVGRYARLILRRDRIRIPVWLICLIVITIVVVPAFQEMYGTPLERQAIAETMRNPAMIAMVGPSFGLDNYTIGAMMGHQMLLFTAIAVAIMAILLVARHTRADEEAGRIELLRSLPVGRLSNLAAVLLVLFLTYVLLTVLTGFSMYSLGEESMDLAGSLLYGALLGSVGIFFAAVTAFFAQLSESSRGTVGLSFTFLGVAYLVRAIGDVSNETLSMLSPLGWIMHAQVYVNDYWWPVFALVGAAIVIGAIALKLNSTRDLGAGFIAAKPGRSTASAFLQSPLGLNLKLQRTMIIAWLIGMFVLGASYGSVFGDLEAFFAESEMMQQILPPGEGFTLAEQFMTMIMSIMSMVAAIPALLITLKLLAEENKNRTEHLLARAVSRANLMASFLSVALVVGFLSMLLSAFGMWAAAAAVMEDTISLNSALSASAVYLPAIGAMVGLAAFLVGVLPKGAGLTWLYLGYSFIVVYLGNLLQFPEWMATLSPFGNVPQVPLEDFNLTAVTVLSIVAVMLLAAAFRGYRQRDIHG; this comes from the coding sequence ATGGTCAAGCAGCTCTATCAAAATGTGGGAAGGTACGCCAGGCTGATTTTGCGCCGTGACCGTATCCGCATCCCTGTGTGGCTAATTTGTCTGATAGTAATTACCATCGTAGTGGTGCCGGCTTTTCAGGAAATGTACGGTACACCGCTGGAGAGGCAGGCCATCGCTGAAACCATGAGAAACCCGGCCATGATCGCCATGGTGGGGCCCAGTTTCGGTTTAGACAACTATACCATCGGCGCCATGATGGGCCATCAGATGCTGCTTTTTACCGCCATAGCGGTGGCAATTATGGCCATCCTGCTTGTAGCCCGCCACACCCGCGCTGATGAAGAAGCGGGCCGCATTGAATTGCTGCGCTCCTTGCCGGTGGGAAGGTTGTCTAATTTAGCCGCTGTATTGTTGGTATTGTTTTTAACCTATGTTCTTCTCACGGTGCTGACCGGTTTTAGCATGTATTCCTTAGGGGAGGAAAGCATGGATTTGGCCGGCTCCCTGCTCTACGGTGCCCTTTTGGGTTCTGTCGGGATTTTCTTTGCCGCTGTAACCGCTTTCTTTGCCCAGCTTTCGGAAAGCTCTCGCGGCACCGTCGGTTTGTCCTTCACATTTTTAGGGGTGGCCTATCTGGTACGTGCCATAGGGGATGTGAGTAATGAAACTTTGTCCATGCTCTCTCCTCTGGGCTGGATCATGCATGCACAGGTCTATGTCAACGACTACTGGTGGCCAGTGTTTGCCTTGGTGGGGGCGGCCATAGTAATTGGCGCCATTGCTCTCAAACTTAACTCAACCCGTGATTTGGGTGCCGGCTTTATTGCGGCCAAACCAGGCAGAAGTACAGCATCCGCATTTTTGCAGAGTCCCTTAGGGTTAAACCTGAAGCTGCAGCGGACCATGATTATCGCCTGGTTAATCGGAATGTTTGTGCTTGGCGCCTCCTACGGCTCTGTTTTTGGCGACTTGGAAGCATTTTTTGCCGAGAGTGAAATGATGCAGCAGATACTGCCTCCAGGAGAAGGTTTTACCCTGGCAGAGCAGTTTATGACCATGATTATGTCTATTATGTCCATGGTGGCAGCAATTCCGGCCCTTTTAATAACCCTTAAGCTACTGGCAGAAGAAAACAAAAACCGCACCGAACATTTATTGGCCCGTGCGGTCTCCCGGGCCAACCTGATGGCCAGTTTCCTCTCTGTTGCCCTGGTGGTTGGGTTCTTGTCCATGCTGCTAAGCGCCTTCGGAATGTGGGCAGCAGCTGCCGCAGTGATGGAAGATACCATTAGCTTAAACTCGGCTCTTAGTGCCTCCGCAGTTTACCTGCCGGCAATAGGGGCAATGGTGGGGTTAGCGGCATTTCTGGTAGGCGTTCTCCCTAAAGGAGCAGGGCTTACCTGGCTCTATCTGGGTTATTCCTTTATTGTTGTCTACCTGGGAAATCTTCTGCAGTTTCCCGAATGGATGGCTACTCTTTCTCCCTTTGGTAACGTTCCGCAGGTACCTCTGGAGGATTTTAATCTGACAGCAGTTACAGTATTAAGCATCGTAGCCGTTATGTTATTGGCTGCAGCTTTTAGGGGATATCGACAGCGGGATATACACGGTTAA
- a CDS encoding DUF3784 domain-containing protein: MWLYFALAAIFFLIGLAIHVFKWYFLIAGYNTMSKEQQAQVDTEALGRLMGYYSYANGFVLFVTGILYASGADIGIAPSIVFLVISTVYLLIKAQQYNGNISETGGDLIPGARKQVKAPLAIIVVTLLGVAGLMYFSSQPTSASFLEEGLQIHGMYGQTYAWESIEEVRLIETLPTGLRRTNGSGLGPHLKGNFSSEEFGAKKLFVNRDNPPFIFLSNGEIVIFNLAEAEETKAAYERILEEINN, translated from the coding sequence ATGTGGCTTTATTTTGCCCTTGCGGCAATATTCTTTTTAATCGGCCTGGCTATCCATGTTTTTAAGTGGTACTTCTTAATTGCGGGCTATAACACCATGTCCAAAGAACAACAGGCACAGGTGGATACAGAAGCACTGGGACGGTTGATGGGGTATTATTCTTATGCCAACGGTTTTGTATTATTTGTGACTGGAATCTTATATGCCTCAGGTGCAGACATCGGCATTGCCCCCTCCATTGTTTTCCTGGTTATTTCCACAGTGTACCTGCTTATAAAAGCTCAGCAGTATAATGGCAACATATCTGAAACAGGTGGAGACCTGATCCCGGGTGCACGTAAACAAGTGAAAGCCCCACTGGCAATTATCGTGGTCACACTTCTTGGAGTCGCTGGCTTAATGTATTTTTCTTCCCAGCCAACTTCCGCTTCTTTTTTGGAAGAAGGCCTGCAAATACATGGCATGTATGGCCAAACATATGCCTGGGAAAGTATCGAAGAGGTTAGACTAATTGAGACGCTCCCCACGGGCCTGCGGCGCACCAACGGGTCTGGACTTGGCCCCCATTTAAAAGGCAACTTTAGCTCAGAAGAGTTCGGAGCTAAAAAACTGTTTGTCAACAGAGACAATCCTCCTTTCATCTTCTTAAGTAACGGGGAAATAGTAATTTTCAACCTGGCAGAAGCTGAGGAAACAAAAGCTGCTTATGAACGGATTCTTGAGGAAATAAATAATTGA
- a CDS encoding CadD family cadmium resistance transporter codes for MITTIITAAVVYVATSIDNLIILLVFFAHKKDNPTVMRIVGGKVLGTSVLIAVSLLSAFGLRVIPEQWILGLLGFVPLGLGLKVLFEQEGEESLEKIYFAANKKHGNLLVAMTIITIASGGDNLGVYIPLFAAISQAELVVTVLVFYMGVALLCYLGYRLAKLQQLGGTIEKYERIIVPVVFIGLGIMILVENGTIAEIIEILM; via the coding sequence GTGATAACTACAATAATTACTGCAGCAGTGGTATATGTTGCCACCAGTATTGATAATCTAATAATTCTGTTGGTATTTTTTGCCCATAAGAAGGACAACCCTACCGTTATGCGCATCGTTGGGGGTAAGGTTTTAGGGACTTCTGTTTTAATAGCAGTAAGCCTCTTGTCTGCTTTTGGCCTGCGGGTTATTCCTGAGCAATGGATTCTTGGGCTTTTGGGCTTTGTCCCCCTGGGATTGGGCCTGAAAGTCCTATTTGAACAGGAAGGAGAGGAGAGCCTGGAGAAAATATACTTCGCTGCTAATAAAAAACACGGCAACCTTCTGGTAGCCATGACAATCATCACCATTGCCAGCGGAGGAGATAACCTGGGTGTATATATACCGCTTTTTGCCGCTATATCACAAGCGGAGCTTGTGGTTACTGTATTAGTATTTTACATGGGAGTGGCCCTGTTGTGCTATCTTGGTTACCGACTGGCAAAGTTACAGCAGCTAGGCGGTACTATTGAAAAATATGAGCGTATAATAGTCCCTGTTGTTTTTATTGGGCTAGGAATAATGATATTGGTAGAAAACGGAACCATTGCTGAAATTATAGAGATATTAATGTGA
- a CDS encoding class I SAM-dependent methyltransferase codes for MSEREEKLARSLTAETTELIPHLPYLLQDLWELGSSPKDMIALALEHTNISRESKVLDLGCGKGAVSIGLAKSIGCKVKGIDILSQFIDYAKEKAMEYGVQHLCQFVVDDINESVRVEEGYDFVILGAVGDVLGNPLTTLLKLKSTIKQGGFIFLDDAYANGGSDNPYPSRGDWLQYFNKADLAVIAEKPIDHDELIAINRSQQEQIVQRARELMRKFPEKKDMFQGYIFSQQAECDELESGLTGVTWLLQKTA; via the coding sequence ATGTCTGAAAGAGAAGAGAAATTAGCCCGTTCACTGACAGCGGAAACTACGGAATTAATACCGCACCTGCCTTATCTGTTGCAGGATTTGTGGGAACTTGGGTCAAGCCCCAAGGATATGATTGCGCTGGCTTTAGAGCACACAAACATATCCAGAGAAAGCAAAGTACTTGACTTAGGATGCGGAAAAGGAGCTGTCAGCATTGGGTTGGCAAAATCCATCGGTTGTAAGGTTAAGGGGATTGACATCCTTTCGCAATTCATTGATTATGCCAAAGAAAAGGCTATGGAATATGGAGTACAACATTTATGCCAGTTTGTTGTGGATGATATTAATGAATCAGTGAGAGTTGAGGAGGGTTATGATTTTGTTATTCTGGGAGCGGTGGGGGATGTGTTGGGCAATCCGCTAACAACGCTTCTTAAATTAAAAAGTACCATTAAGCAGGGAGGGTTTATCTTCCTAGATGATGCGTATGCCAACGGCGGCTCAGATAACCCATACCCCTCCCGTGGCGACTGGCTGCAGTATTTTAACAAGGCAGATCTAGCGGTGATTGCCGAAAAGCCCATTGACCATGACGAGCTTATTGCCATAAACCGCAGCCAGCAAGAGCAGATAGTTCAACGGGCCCGGGAGCTAATGAGAAAGTTTCCGGAAAAAAAGGACATGTTTCAAGGATACATTTTCAGTCAGCAGGCCGAGTGCGACGAGCTAGAAAGCGGGTTGACCGGGGTGACCTGGTTGTTACAGAAAACGGCATAG
- a CDS encoding efflux RND transporter permease subunit, which yields MLSQFSVKRPYTVLVAVILVIVLGFVSFSGMTTDMLPDIELPYVVVVTSYPGASPEQVELSVTRPLESALGTTSGLSSISSRSNENSSLIILEFVQGTNMDTAMIELSNNLDMISSQLSSDVGSPMLMRLNPDMMPIMVATVDMEGAGMAEVSDFVSDSLLPTFERINGVASVTASGLLEREIRITLDQEKIDALNEEVLRDLDRTMDETESELEEARRELVDARDHLEAETENQQTQLAQASSQLNNAIANLNALLAEETLLEGQRMAFEQEREALSQLTELGPVFSQPFAGGVAALSPEAFDSIMEQLAPHLPAELSQLSQSEMVEMMEMASMASSRVAAIDAELQNISVRQMTLEAMKPQLEQGLAEATAGYEELETGKMTLSIELAKAQMQLENGQSELEKGIEELKKAREDARESADLSNFVTAEMLSGILQAQNFNMPAGYIDEGEDGHLVKVGDRYQTVESIEETLVFSMDSIGDVYLSDIAEIEVTDNAAQTYAKVNGNDSVMLMFQKQSTASTADVAGRVNETIADLTAEHEGLRILPLMDQGEYINMTIESVLQNLMVGGLLAIIVLVIFLKDIRPTLVIAFSIPISLMFAITLMYFSNVTINIISLSGLALGVGMLVDNSIVVIENIYRMRNEGVPVHRAAVQGARQVGGAIFASTLTTVCVFLPIVFTHGISREIFSDMGLTIAYSLLASLVVALTVVPSMASTVMKSTNEKRHKWFDALVNQYARVLDFSLRYKFVVLILVVFLFGLSLYGVTIMGTSFMPEMDAPQMSASLTMPEGSEREDTYAMADEVMARILEIEAVDSVGAMSGNGGGGMMMGGGGSGSGASFYILLHENRQMTNQDVARAILDKTEDLDVEMSVSTSDMDMAAMGGSGMEIIIKGNDLDELSDVANEVADLLIATEGTTNVSAGDEDAGVETRVMVDKDAAMAEGLTVAQVFQKVSEALSTETQATTLTEGIDEYAVIVVKAVNGELTRNNVSDYTFTVNGQNGEESEVRLGDIAQIYEAESPSSILRDNQSRYVSVTANVDYGYNIGLVSRDFERTLADYTPPPGITVEVAGENEMIASAISDMILMITLAVIFIYLIMVAQFQSLLSPFIILFTLPLAFTGGLLLPWIIGMELSVPAMLGFLVLAGIVVNNGIVFVDYVNQLRLEGKDKRAALIEAGRTRIRPILMTALTTILAMSTMALAVGEGAEMTQPMAVVSIGGLTYATLLTLLVVPIMYDILHRKSMKKIDVGDEVPAVDKM from the coding sequence ATGCTTTCGCAATTTAGTGTCAAGCGTCCATACACTGTGCTTGTGGCAGTGATTCTGGTAATAGTTCTGGGATTCGTTTCTTTTTCCGGCATGACCACCGATATGCTACCGGATATCGAGCTGCCTTATGTGGTGGTAGTAACCTCATACCCGGGGGCCAGCCCGGAGCAGGTAGAGTTATCGGTGACCCGGCCGTTGGAATCGGCTTTGGGTACCACCAGCGGTTTAAGCAGTATCAGCTCCAGATCTAATGAAAACTCCAGTTTAATTATCCTGGAGTTTGTCCAAGGGACCAACATGGATACGGCCATGATTGAGCTGTCCAATAATTTGGATATGATTTCATCGCAGTTGAGCAGTGATGTTGGCAGCCCCATGCTGATGCGTCTTAATCCGGATATGATGCCCATCATGGTGGCCACCGTTGATATGGAAGGAGCCGGTATGGCGGAAGTATCCGACTTTGTCAGCGATTCACTTCTGCCTACTTTTGAGCGGATTAACGGTGTGGCCTCTGTCACCGCCTCAGGGTTGTTGGAAAGAGAGATACGCATAACGCTGGACCAGGAGAAAATCGATGCACTTAATGAAGAAGTGCTAAGAGACCTGGACCGCACCATGGATGAAACAGAAAGTGAATTGGAAGAGGCGCGCAGAGAGCTAGTTGACGCCCGTGACCATCTGGAGGCGGAAACCGAGAACCAGCAGACTCAACTGGCCCAGGCCAGTTCGCAGCTAAATAATGCCATTGCCAATCTCAATGCTTTGCTGGCAGAGGAGACTTTGCTTGAAGGCCAGCGGATGGCCTTTGAACAGGAAAGGGAAGCCCTTTCTCAGCTCACCGAACTAGGTCCTGTGTTTAGTCAGCCATTTGCCGGTGGCGTAGCTGCCCTCTCTCCTGAAGCATTTGATTCTATAATGGAGCAGCTTGCCCCCCATCTTCCCGCTGAGCTGTCTCAGCTTTCGCAAAGTGAAATGGTAGAAATGATGGAGATGGCCTCCATGGCCAGTTCCCGGGTAGCCGCCATCGATGCGGAGTTGCAAAATATTTCGGTGCGGCAGATGACCCTGGAGGCAATGAAACCGCAGCTGGAGCAAGGATTGGCCGAAGCAACAGCAGGTTACGAAGAGCTGGAAACGGGCAAAATGACTCTGTCCATCGAGCTTGCCAAAGCTCAGATGCAGCTGGAAAACGGTCAGAGTGAGTTGGAAAAAGGCATTGAGGAGCTAAAGAAGGCTCGCGAAGATGCCCGTGAAAGTGCAGACCTGAGTAATTTTGTTACCGCGGAGATGCTTAGCGGTATCCTGCAGGCGCAAAACTTTAACATGCCTGCCGGATATATTGATGAAGGGGAAGACGGACACCTGGTTAAGGTGGGAGACCGATACCAGACGGTGGAATCCATCGAAGAAACCTTGGTATTTTCCATGGACAGTATCGGTGATGTTTATCTTTCCGATATTGCCGAGATTGAAGTAACCGACAATGCCGCCCAAACTTATGCCAAGGTAAACGGCAACGACAGTGTAATGCTGATGTTTCAGAAGCAAAGCACCGCCTCCACAGCCGATGTGGCCGGCCGCGTAAATGAGACAATTGCCGATTTAACCGCCGAGCACGAAGGCTTGCGTATTCTTCCCTTGATGGACCAAGGCGAATATATTAACATGACCATTGAGAGCGTCCTGCAAAACCTGATGGTTGGTGGGTTGCTGGCAATTATAGTGCTGGTTATATTCTTAAAAGATATCAGGCCTACTTTGGTAATTGCTTTTAGCATCCCCATTAGCTTAATGTTTGCCATTACGCTGATGTACTTCAGTAACGTTACCATCAACATCATCTCCCTTTCCGGTCTGGCGCTTGGTGTTGGGATGTTGGTGGATAACAGTATTGTGGTGATTGAAAACATTTACCGCATGCGCAATGAAGGTGTGCCTGTCCACCGGGCAGCTGTGCAGGGGGCAAGGCAGGTGGGAGGAGCTATCTTTGCTTCAACCCTGACCACCGTCTGTGTGTTTTTACCCATTGTCTTTACCCACGGTATTTCCCGGGAGATTTTCAGTGACATGGGGTTAACCATTGCCTACAGTTTGCTGGCCAGTCTGGTGGTGGCTCTGACGGTGGTGCCCAGTATGGCCTCCACTGTGATGAAGTCTACCAATGAGAAGAGGCATAAATGGTTCGATGCTCTGGTGAATCAGTATGCGAGAGTGCTGGACTTTTCATTGCGCTATAAATTTGTTGTCTTAATCCTGGTAGTATTCCTGTTTGGTTTAAGTCTGTACGGAGTCACCATCATGGGGACCAGCTTCATGCCGGAGATGGATGCACCGCAGATGAGTGCCAGCCTTACCATGCCGGAAGGCAGTGAGCGGGAAGACACTTACGCCATGGCGGATGAAGTAATGGCTCGTATTTTAGAGATCGAGGCTGTGGACAGTGTGGGCGCCATGTCCGGAAACGGTGGCGGCGGTATGATGATGGGCGGAGGCGGATCCGGCAGTGGTGCCTCCTTCTATATCCTTTTGCATGAAAACCGCCAAATGACAAACCAGGATGTGGCCAGAGCCATTTTGGACAAAACCGAGGACTTGGATGTGGAAATGTCTGTCTCCACCTCTGATATGGATATGGCTGCCATGGGTGGCAGCGGTATGGAAATAATAATTAAAGGCAATGACTTAGATGAGCTCTCCGATGTTGCCAATGAAGTAGCAGACCTGCTTATTGCTACAGAAGGCACCACCAATGTTTCCGCCGGTGATGAGGATGCCGGGGTAGAAACCAGGGTGATGGTGGATAAAGATGCTGCCATGGCAGAAGGGCTGACGGTAGCCCAGGTTTTCCAGAAGGTTTCTGAGGCCCTGTCCACTGAAACGCAAGCCACTACTTTAACTGAAGGCATAGACGAATACGCCGTTATCGTGGTTAAAGCAGTAAACGGAGAGCTAACCCGCAATAATGTGAGCGACTATACTTTTACGGTAAACGGGCAAAACGGTGAAGAGAGCGAAGTACGCCTGGGTGATATTGCACAAATCTACGAGGCGGAGAGCCCTTCATCAATACTCCGCGATAACCAGTCACGCTATGTTTCCGTCACCGCCAATGTCGATTATGGCTACAACATCGGCCTGGTGAGCCGTGACTTTGAGCGTACTCTGGCCGACTACACCCCGCCTCCGGGAATTACGGTGGAAGTTGCCGGTGAAAACGAAATGATCGCCAGTGCCATCTCCGATATGATTCTGATGATCACCTTGGCCGTCATCTTTATCTATCTGATTATGGTGGCCCAGTTCCAGAGCCTGCTCTCACCGTTTATTATCCTCTTTACTCTGCCTTTGGCCTTTACAGGTGGTTTGCTCTTGCCGTGGATTATTGGTATGGAGCTATCTGTCCCGGCCATGCTTGGCTTCTTGGTTCTGGCCGGTATTGTGGTAAACAACGGGATTGTCTTTGTAGACTATGTAAACCAGTTGCGCCTGGAAGGCAAAGATAAGCGGGCCGCATTAATTGAGGCCGGCCGCACCAGGATACGCCCCATTCTGATGACAGCCTTAACCACCATTTTAGCCATGAGCACCATGGCTCTGGCGGTGGGCGAAGGGGCGGAGATGACTCAACCCATGGCGGTTGTCTCCATTGGTGGTCTGACTTATGCCACTCTGCTTACCCTATTGGTGGTTCCCATCATGTACGACATTCTCCATCGAAAATCTATGAAAAAGATTGATGTGGGAGATGAAGTGCCGGCTGTTGACAAAATGTAA
- a CDS encoding response regulator transcription factor yields the protein MFNILVVEDDRNLQKLMKAVLRQNGYNVLCAEDGVQALELLDSAHVDLIICDIMMPNMDGYALTDTLRKANNNLPVLMVTARETFDDKKKGFLVGTDDYMVKPVDMDEMVLRVAALLRRSRIINERRLSIGEVELNYDTLTVHRNNNSYILPKKEFYLLFKLLSYPKQIFTRQQLMDEIWGMDAEADERTVDVHIKRLREKFADFPEFEIVTVRGLGYKAEKKI from the coding sequence ATGTTCAATATTCTGGTGGTTGAAGATGATAGGAACCTGCAAAAACTGATGAAGGCCGTGCTAAGACAAAACGGCTATAACGTTTTATGTGCCGAAGACGGCGTGCAGGCTTTGGAGCTTTTGGACTCTGCTCATGTGGATCTGATTATTTGTGATATTATGATGCCAAATATGGACGGATACGCGCTGACAGACACGCTGAGAAAAGCAAATAATAATCTGCCCGTTTTAATGGTAACTGCCAGGGAAACCTTTGATGATAAGAAAAAGGGGTTCCTGGTAGGAACTGATGATTATATGGTGAAGCCAGTGGACATGGATGAAATGGTTTTAAGGGTGGCCGCACTGCTTAGACGCTCCCGTATTATTAATGAACGGCGTTTATCTATCGGAGAAGTGGAACTGAATTATGATACGCTGACAGTGCATAGAAATAATAACTCCTATATATTACCGAAAAAGGAGTTTTACCTGTTATTTAAGCTTTTGAGCTACCCAAAGCAGATTTTTACCAGACAACAGCTGATGGATGAAATTTGGGGTATGGATGCAGAGGCGGATGAGCGGACGGTGGATGTGCATATCAAAAGACTGCGGGAGAAATTTGCCGACTTTCCCGAATTTGAAATTGTAACGGTTCGGGGACTGGGCTATAAGGCGGAGAAAAAGATATGA
- a CDS encoding HAMP domain-containing sensor histidine kinase, translating to MKKISVKLAMFFIAVIIFSSILSFLVSIFFTDDIRTEIRRDQETIAVSILELRQKTELSMDEILSFISSPMYEVRRLEDMEAQEMTPEEIERVQDNEMVFLSRGKFHATATIFMVDGEVVQIRLQPHNTVFRIAGSRVAFTLLSSVLIAALLVILLIKRVVRPVVKLSGATQEVAKGNFDVKLEYKSDDEIGQLTENFNRMTRELKNIEYLRKDFVTNVSHEFKTPIASIQGFARLLQQGMLSETERQEYTDIIVNETKRLSNLSANILKLSKLENQEFVEKQTAFSLDEQIRKSILLLEHLWTEKNIEFDIELEKVTYHGDEELLEQVWLNLLGNAIKFSHHDSKIFVSLEQNTSSIKVQITDYGIGISEDAISRIFEKFYQGDKTHLNEGNGLGLPLVKRILDLFDGKIRVESKPQQGSTFTVELPSGGQV from the coding sequence ATGAAGAAAATCAGCGTAAAACTGGCCATGTTTTTTATCGCTGTGATTATTTTTTCTTCGATTTTATCTTTTCTCGTTTCAATCTTTTTCACAGACGACATCCGTACAGAAATCCGGCGTGACCAGGAAACCATTGCCGTATCCATCTTAGAACTGCGGCAAAAGACAGAGTTAAGCATGGATGAAATATTGAGCTTTATTTCATCTCCCATGTATGAAGTTAGACGCCTTGAAGACATGGAAGCGCAGGAGATGACCCCGGAGGAAATTGAAAGAGTTCAAGATAATGAGATGGTATTTTTGTCCCGCGGTAAATTTCACGCCACTGCCACGATTTTCATGGTAGACGGTGAGGTTGTGCAAATTAGGCTGCAACCGCATAACACAGTTTTTCGCATTGCCGGCTCCCGTGTGGCATTCACGCTCCTTTCATCGGTCTTAATTGCTGCCCTTCTTGTTATCCTCCTGATAAAAAGAGTAGTCAGACCCGTAGTAAAACTAAGCGGAGCAACACAGGAAGTGGCCAAAGGCAATTTTGATGTAAAACTTGAATACAAAAGCGATGATGAAATTGGTCAGCTTACAGAAAACTTCAACCGCATGACCAGAGAACTGAAAAATATAGAATACCTGCGTAAAGACTTTGTTACTAATGTTTCCCATGAATTTAAAACACCCATTGCTTCAATTCAGGGATTTGCAAGACTGCTACAACAAGGAATGCTGTCTGAAACGGAAAGGCAGGAATATACCGATATTATTGTTAACGAAACAAAAAGACTCTCCAACCTTTCCGCCAACATCTTAAAGCTCTCCAAACTGGAGAACCAGGAATTTGTAGAAAAGCAGACAGCCTTTTCACTGGATGAGCAAATCAGAAAAAGTATCTTACTGCTGGAGCATTTATGGACCGAGAAAAATATTGAATTTGATATTGAACTGGAAAAAGTAACTTATCATGGGGATGAAGAACTGCTGGAGCAGGTATGGCTGAATCTTTTGGGGAATGCCATTAAATTTTCTCATCATGATAGTAAAATTTTTGTTAGCCTGGAGCAGAATACGTCCTCAATAAAAGTGCAAATCACCGATTATGGCATCGGTATCAGTGAAGATGCAATAAGTCGCATTTTTGAAAAGTTTTATCAGGGTGACAAAACTCATTTAAACGAAGGTAATGGATTAGGCCTACCCTTGGTAAAGCGTATCCTCGACCTCTTCGATGGCAAGATCCGTGTAGAAAGCAAGCCACAGCAGGGGTCCACATTCACCGTAGAACTCCCTTCCGGGGGTCAGGTTTAA